A window from Ignavibacteriota bacterium encodes these proteins:
- a CDS encoding T9SS type A sorting domain-containing protein, with protein MMKILSIIFLTWLFFTNLQFAQDTIPPAIPNNFRAYSYEFHGDLYWDIDENSDVKNFIIYKWNGSVFTFLEMLPNNVNNKMIWLGELGKSEKYKIQAIDNSGKTSELSSEVEILTSEMSDEEFMDMVQRATFRYFWDWGDPVSGVARERWHPDENDKTNTIGGGGFGVMAILVGIERGFISREQGAERILKIADFMQNKMDKFHGAFPHWFNGTTGKVINFGVQNGGDIVETGFMVQGLLCARQYFEQTDSTEVQIRNLITQLWENVDWDFYRNSSTGLYWNWSPTLGFNFNDTFIFHGWNETLMPYLLALASPTHPIAQQYYASGWGNNGNIKYTGSPKYEITLSVGSGYGGPLFFTHYSFIGFDPRVKRDLYANYFGQNINQTMLNLNYCIDNPKNHTGYSEECWGLTASYSIPGIGYTAHEPNNDNGTIAPTAALSSMPYTPYASTQAMKYFYRNLKNKLWGKYGFKDAFNLTYSSNGVKGEWFSDGYLAIDQGPIICMIENYRSQLLWNLFMNDPDIKRLFKSYPPFFDSETPTDIEEQNEIPNKFSLEQNYPNPFNPTTTIKYNIPSNVKNKTLPTGRQESNVKIYLYDILGKEIATLVNENQNPGNYKIEFRAENLSSGIYYYTLITGNFIETKKMILLK; from the coding sequence ATGATGAAGATTTTGAGTATAATATTTTTAACTTGGTTATTTTTTACAAATTTACAATTCGCACAAGATACAATTCCTCCGGCAATTCCAAATAATTTTAGAGCCTATTCATATGAATTTCATGGAGATTTATATTGGGATATTGATGAAAATTCCGATGTGAAAAACTTTATTATTTATAAATGGAATGGATCAGTTTTTACATTTTTGGAAATGCTTCCAAATAATGTTAATAATAAAATGATATGGTTAGGAGAATTAGGAAAAAGTGAAAAATATAAAATTCAAGCAATTGATAATTCTGGGAAAACTTCAGAATTAAGTTCAGAAGTTGAAATTCTAACTTCAGAAATGAGCGATGAAGAATTTATGGATATGGTTCAGCGTGCAACATTTAGATATTTCTGGGATTGGGGCGATCCGGTTTCCGGAGTTGCGCGTGAACGATGGCATCCCGATGAAAATGATAAAACAAATACAATTGGCGGTGGTGGTTTTGGTGTAATGGCAATTTTGGTCGGTATTGAAAGAGGCTTTATCTCAAGAGAACAAGGTGCAGAAAGAATATTGAAAATTGCAGATTTTATGCAAAATAAAATGGATAAATTCCATGGTGCATTTCCACATTGGTTCAACGGTACCACCGGCAAAGTTATTAATTTTGGAGTTCAGAACGGCGGCGATATTGTTGAAACCGGGTTTATGGTTCAAGGACTTTTATGTGCACGCCAGTATTTTGAACAAACAGATTCAACTGAAGTGCAAATAAGAAATTTAATAACCCAACTTTGGGAAAATGTTGATTGGGATTTTTATAGAAATAGCTCAACCGGATTATATTGGAACTGGTCTCCAACTTTAGGATTTAATTTTAATGATACTTTTATTTTCCATGGCTGGAACGAAACATTGATGCCGTATTTATTGGCTTTGGCTTCTCCTACTCATCCAATTGCACAACAATATTATGCTTCGGGCTGGGGAAATAATGGAAATATAAAATATACCGGTTCTCCCAAATATGAAATTACGCTTTCGGTTGGTAGTGGTTATGGCGGACCTTTATTCTTTACACACTATTCTTTTATAGGATTTGATCCGAGAGTTAAAAGAGATTTATATGCAAATTATTTCGGACAAAATATAAATCAAACTATGTTAAACCTAAATTATTGCATTGATAATCCCAAAAACCATACTGGATATAGTGAAGAATGCTGGGGTTTAACAGCAAGTTATTCTATTCCGGGAATTGGGTACACTGCACATGAACCAAATAATGATAACGGAACAATAGCGCCGACAGCTGCACTTTCTTCAATGCCTTACACTCCATATGCATCAACGCAAGCAATGAAATATTTTTATCGAAATCTTAAAAATAAATTATGGGGAAAGTACGGATTTAAAGATGCTTTCAATTTAACATATTCTTCAAACGGAGTAAAAGGTGAGTGGTTCAGCGATGGATATTTGGCAATTGATCAAGGTCCGATAATTTGCATGATTGAAAATTATAGATCTCAATTATTATGGAATTTATTTATGAATGATCCGGATATAAAAAGATTATTTAAATCTTATCCGCCATTTTTTGATTCAGAAACTCCAACTGATATTGAGGAACAAAATGAAATTCCAAACAAATTTAGTTTAGAACAAAATTATCCGAATCCGTTTAATCCAACAACCACAATAAAATATAATATTCCCTCAAATGTGAAAAATAAAACCTTGCCTACCGGCAGGCAGGAGTCAAATGTGAAAATATATTTGTATGATATTCTAGGAAAAGAAATCGCAACTTTAGTTAACGAAAACCAAAATCCTGGAAATTATAAAATAGAATTTAGAGCAGAGAATTTATCAAGCGGAATTTATTATTATACTTTAATTACTGGAAATTTTATTGAAACAAAGAAAATGATTTTATTAAAATAA
- a CDS encoding beta galactosidase jelly roll domain-containing protein, translating into MPKILLNGNWDYVEDENSKLNFEKVNSLFQLNKNKSMKLPINWELAGLHNFSGTVWFKKSFKLNFDKLKNTLSVLKFNGVDYFADIWLNGNYLGNHEGYFQSFDFNITDKLKFNDTNILIVKVDSPKEKPGEVWPLKKQLIKGIFNHHDCRPGAWSLEFGQDQNTGGIWNDVELFINEKIFIVNTKITTNLCENLSCAKINVEIFYKSNLIHPFKTEITFNAIDSKNNKTEFSQEFLVYPNTSSINLFFEIKNPLLWWSWDLDKPELYDLNINIKKIINYSKKFAIRKVYIDSENRFYINNKELFLRGTNIIPTQFLSELSEERIKKIVSLIKEANINIVRIHAHVNRKEFYEEFDKIGILLWQDFALQWTYDESEKFAANAVNQIKDMVNQFYNHPSIAFWCCHNEPGNQINTLDKFLFDAVQSQDQSRIIRKASNYEEHPYDGWYWGNKEHFISAPMGPLVTEFGAQGLPNKKSLEKFIPVDKLFPPDFDHWKYHDFQPDTTFNIAKIQMGNSIDDFVENSQNYQADLLQTAIHFYRRKKGSGITGIFQFMFIDCWPSITWSVVDYYLEKKKGFSIVKECYEPILLSVNLRQDQYFTESKINFDFYIINDTYDEIKNSSVEIFVDNKKCGNVTDLHIRQNSTMFKNFESMEIKLPNWVNVGKHEITFKLKIKNKIVSQNHFLINVIKI; encoded by the coding sequence ATGCCTAAAATTTTGCTGAACGGAAATTGGGACTATGTTGAAGATGAAAATTCAAAACTAAATTTTGAAAAAGTAAATTCTTTATTTCAATTAAATAAAAACAAATCCATGAAACTCCCTATAAATTGGGAGTTAGCTGGATTACATAATTTTTCGGGAACTGTTTGGTTTAAAAAATCATTCAAATTGAATTTTGATAAACTCAAAAATACCTTATCAGTATTGAAGTTTAACGGTGTTGATTATTTTGCTGATATTTGGTTGAATGGAAATTACTTGGGAAATCATGAAGGATATTTCCAATCTTTTGATTTTAATATCACCGATAAACTTAAATTTAACGATACAAATATTTTAATCGTAAAAGTAGATTCACCCAAAGAAAAACCCGGTGAAGTTTGGCCTCTCAAAAAACAATTAATAAAGGGTATTTTTAATCATCATGATTGCAGACCCGGAGCTTGGAGTTTGGAATTTGGACAAGACCAAAACACGGGCGGAATTTGGAACGATGTAGAACTATTCATTAATGAAAAAATATTTATTGTGAATACAAAGATAACAACCAATCTTTGTGAAAATTTATCATGCGCAAAAATAAATGTTGAGATTTTTTATAAGTCCAATTTAATTCATCCATTTAAAACTGAAATAACATTTAATGCAATTGATTCAAAGAATAACAAAACTGAATTTTCTCAAGAATTTTTAGTTTATCCAAACACTTCAAGTATAAATTTATTTTTTGAAATTAAAAATCCTTTGCTTTGGTGGAGTTGGGATTTGGACAAGCCGGAATTGTATGATCTCAACATCAACATAAAAAAAATTATTAATTATTCGAAAAAATTTGCAATTAGAAAAGTTTACATTGATTCCGAAAATAGATTCTATATAAATAATAAAGAATTATTCTTACGCGGAACAAATATAATTCCCACACAATTTTTAAGTGAATTATCTGAAGAAAGAATTAAAAAAATTGTTTCATTAATCAAAGAAGCAAATATTAATATTGTTAGAATTCATGCTCATGTTAATAGGAAAGAATTTTATGAAGAATTTGACAAAATTGGAATTTTACTTTGGCAAGATTTTGCACTTCAATGGACATACGATGAATCAGAAAAATTTGCAGCAAATGCAGTAAATCAAATTAAAGATATGGTTAATCAGTTTTATAATCATCCTTCAATTGCATTTTGGTGCTGCCACAATGAACCTGGAAATCAAATCAATACTTTAGATAAATTTTTATTTGACGCAGTGCAAAGTCAAGATCAGTCACGCATAATCAGAAAAGCTTCAAACTATGAAGAACATCCCTACGATGGCTGGTATTGGGGAAACAAAGAACATTTCATTTCAGCACCAATGGGTCCATTAGTTACGGAGTTTGGTGCGCAAGGTTTACCGAATAAAAAATCTCTTGAAAAATTTATTCCAGTTGATAAATTATTTCCACCGGATTTTGATCATTGGAAATATCATGATTTTCAGCCAGATACAACTTTTAATATTGCCAAAATTCAAATGGGAAATTCTATTGATGATTTTGTTGAAAATTCTCAAAATTATCAAGCTGATCTTTTGCAAACAGCAATTCATTTTTACCGAAGAAAAAAGGGAAGTGGTATAACCGGAATTTTTCAATTTATGTTTATTGATTGTTGGCCTTCAATTACTTGGTCGGTAGTTGATTATTATCTCGAAAAGAAAAAAGGGTTTTCAATAGTTAAAGAATGTTATGAACCAATTTTGCTTTCAGTAAATTTACGTCAAGATCAATATTTCACGGAATCAAAAATCAATTTTGATTTTTATATTATCAATGATACGTATGATGAAATTAAAAATTCATCTGTTGAAATTTTTGTTGATAATAAAAAATGCGGAAATGTAACCGATTTGCATATTAGACAAAATTCAACAATGTTCAAAAATTTTGAAAGTATGGAAATTAAACTTCCCAATTGGGTTAATGTGGGAAAACACGAAATTACATTTAAGTTAAAAATTAAAAATAAAATAGTTTCACAGAATCATTTTCTGATTAATGTTATAAAAATTTAG